From one Anas acuta unplaced genomic scaffold, bAnaAcu1.1 SCAFFOLD_285, whole genome shotgun sequence genomic stretch:
- the PRX gene encoding periaxin: MEPPRASGEELLEVVVEAGAGDILLAGGRDGIYVREAHRGSGLRQGDRLLSARVFFEDVRCEDAARVLRCAQPCRVSFCLKRPGPGGRGPPGTTAAPPQGKEPKAKVAKLNLLSLAPLKKKPPPSPPVDVELALPKLALLPPRGGAGTEPPPATPVAPPRGARSPPAAAGDGEGGGGGAGGGTAGDPHRARGGDTGTGGGPPACPPWRWRSPKWGCPKWGCPKWGSPRWRSPRWGWAPPPPKEVTPVAPVAPVLAIAVPKVEVGLALPKAGAQGEIAQIGPFLPQNARRGRRRAQNAWPGGGRPRGGPGGGFGERGGRGRPRGQTPQIGPPQSEGGQIGPPRGLGAGGVAVGGGKAAPIRGLDPRHPQRGGPQSEAGGGGAAPRACWGGGGKNWAGVGLGVSIPAVAFRKGGSRGGGRLRRGEEEAGVEGARAGAGGPGGARGGQRSSRGGERRGGGQAPQIPPPHGGGGRRGGEAEDGQREEGRAGAGEGQSRGGGRGKRGVGGPRLGLF, translated from the exons aTGGAGCCCCCCCGGGCCAGCGGAGAG gagctgctggaggtggtggtggaggcgGGCGCCGGTGACATCCTCCTGGCTGGTGGCCGCGACGGCATCTACGTCCGCGAGGCTCACCGCGGCTCCGGCCTCCGCCAAG GTGACCGGCTGCTGAGCGCCCGCGTCTTCTTTGAGGACGTGCGGTGCGAGGACGCGGCGCGGGTGCTGCGCTGCGCCCAGCCCTGCCGCGTCTCCTTCTGCCTCAAGCGccccgggccgggggggcgcggACCCCCCGGGAccaccgcagcccccccccagggcaaGGAACCCAAGGCCAAGGTGGCCAAGCTG aaCCTCCTGAGCCTGGCACCCCTCAAGAAGAAGCCCCCCCCGTCGCCCCCTGTGGACGTGGAGCTGGCCCTGCCCAAGttggccctgctgcccccccgggggggggcaggcaccgagcccccccccgccacccccgtCGCCCCCCCGCGCGGTGCCCGAAGCCCCCCGGCCGCAGCGGGTGACGGtgagggaggcggcggcggcgctggagGTGGCACTGCCGGGGACCCTCACCgagcccgggggggggacaccggaACCGGGGGGGGGCCCCCCGCTTGCCCACCGTGGAGGTGGCGGTCCCCAAAGTGGGGGTGCCCAAAGTGGGGGTGCCCAAAGTGGGGGTCCCCAAGGTGGCGGTCCCCAAGGTGGGGCTGGGCGCCCCCGCCGCCCAAGGAGGTGACCCCAGTGGCACCGGTGGCACCAGTGCTGGCCATCGCCGTCCCCAAGGTCGAGGTGGGTTTGGCGCTGCCCAAAGCCGGCGCCCAAGGGGAAATTGCCCAAATTGGGCCTTTCTTGCCCCAAAACGCCCGCCGAGGGCGGCGAAGGGCCCAAAATGCCTGGCCTGGAGGTGGCCGCCCCCGCGGTGGCCCTGGAGGTGGCTTTGGGGAGCGGGGGGGACGCGGGCGTCCCCGAGGCCAAACCCCCCAAATTGGCCCCCCCCAAAGTGAAGGGGGGCAAATtggccccccccgggggctgggagctgggggggtggcggtgggggggggcaaGGCTGCCCCAATTCGGGGGCTCGACCCCCGACATCCGCagcgggggggtccccaaagtgaggccgggggcgggggggcagcgccgagagcttgctgggggggggggggcaaaaattGGGCtggggtggggctgggggtctcCATCCCCGCCGTGGCTTTTCGGAAGGGGGGAAGCcgcgggggggggaggctgaggagggGCGAGGAAGAGGCCGGCGTTGAAGGTGCCCGAGCTGGAGctggcggccccgggggggctcggggggggcaAAGAagcagccgggggggggagaggcgtgggggggggcaagccccccaaatcccccccccccacggcgGGGGGGGAAGGCGCGGAGGCGAGGCTGAGGATGGGCAGCGTGAGGAAGGccgtgctggtgctggtgaAGGGCaaagccgggggggggggcgaggaaaacggggggtgggggggccccGTTTGGGGCTTTTCTAA
- the BLVRB gene encoding flavin reductase (NADPH), which yields MATCRNIAIFGATGRTGLATLSQALDGGYAVTVLVRDPGRLPQQGPPPARVVVGDVLEPPAVAEAVRGQDAVLIILGTRNDLGPTTVMSEGTKNIVAAMKAHGVRKVVACLSAFLLWDLQKVPPRLLPVTEDHVRMHRVLQDSGLDCVAVMPPHIADDQPLTGDYAVSVGATAGGSRVISKHDLGHFMLRCLHTSEYDGKGVYVCGHYPKA from the exons ATGGCCACCTGCAGGAACATCGCCATCTTCGGGGCCACCGGCAGGACCGGGCTGGCCACCCTGAGCCAGGCTCTGGATGGcg ggtaCGCGGTGACGGTGCTGGTGCGGGACCCCGGGCGCCTGCCCCAAcagggcccccccccagcgcGGGTGGTGGTGGGCGACGTCCTGGAGCCCCCCGCCGTGGCCGAGGCCGTGCGGGGTCAGGACGCCGTCCTCATCATCCTCGGCACCCGCAACGACCTGG gccccacCACCGTCATGTCCGAGGGCACCAAGAACATCGTGGCCGCCATGAAGGCCCACGGCGTGCGCAAGGTGGTGGCCTGCCTGTCCG CCTTCCTGCTGTGGGACCTCCAGAAGGTGCCACCGCGGCTGCTGCCGGTGACCGAGGACCACGTCCGCATGCACCGGGTGCTGCAGGACTCGGGGCTGGACTGCGTGGCCGTGATGCCACCGCACATCGCCG ACGACCAGCCGCTGACCGGGGACTACGCCGTGTCCGTGGGGGCCACCGCGGGGGGCTCCCGCGTCATCTCCAAGCACGACCTCGGCCACTTCATGCTCCGCTGCCTCCACACCTCGGAGTACGACGGGAAGGGCGTCTACGTCTGCGGCCACTATCCCAAGGCCTAG